A stretch of Pseudoclavibacter chungangensis DNA encodes these proteins:
- a CDS encoding FAD-binding oxidoreductase, with product MTDELTTARPLPPGVTETELNEALAAFAQAIGADKVATDEDALAPFQDPYQVPGESALRPSAVIAPTSVEDVQAVVRLANRYKVPLWPISRGKNNGYGGAAPWVRGAVMIDFRGMQKIEINEELGYAVVEPGVSWMDLHDAIEAGGHDLVASIVDIGWGGVVSNTLEHGLTYMPYSIDQASHCGFEVVLPDGELYRTGNGGMDDNPTWPLYKRGFGPTATELFMQSNYGIVTKMSYWLMPKPEIYLPLWLQVWDDEQMPAVVDALRELMLAGTIDMRPQLSNTLCMASMLSARSDWYDGDGPIPEEVIDRIAKELGLGRWMMRFALYGDEAVVDHNFAKLKTRFESIPSVTILPSEKHTADKWETLPNPHERVQIGVPSLDLYKMVGWSGGDEGGHVDFSPVIPLTAKAAAEAQELFTRLTAEAGMDYLGGMLPINARSTTFILVIPFDTKNPEQVHRAYELAKKMVSEAGRLGYGEYRAHWSLSETVVEQYGFNDHIQNRFNEKIKDTLDPNGIIAPGKSGIWGTRLREAGYPLA from the coding sequence ATGACCGACGAGCTCACCACAGCCCGCCCACTTCCGCCGGGGGTGACGGAGACCGAGCTGAACGAGGCGCTCGCCGCGTTCGCCCAGGCCATCGGCGCCGACAAGGTCGCGACCGACGAGGATGCCCTCGCCCCGTTCCAGGACCCCTACCAGGTGCCCGGCGAGTCCGCCCTCCGACCGTCCGCCGTCATCGCCCCCACCTCGGTCGAGGACGTGCAGGCCGTCGTCAGGCTTGCGAACCGGTACAAGGTGCCGCTCTGGCCGATCAGCCGCGGCAAGAACAACGGCTACGGGGGCGCCGCACCCTGGGTGCGCGGTGCGGTGATGATCGACTTCCGCGGCATGCAGAAGATCGAGATCAACGAGGAGCTGGGCTACGCCGTCGTCGAGCCCGGCGTGAGCTGGATGGACCTGCACGACGCCATCGAGGCCGGCGGCCACGACCTCGTCGCCTCGATCGTCGACATCGGCTGGGGTGGCGTCGTCTCGAACACCCTCGAGCACGGCCTGACATACATGCCGTACTCGATCGACCAAGCATCGCACTGCGGCTTCGAGGTCGTCCTGCCCGACGGCGAACTGTACCGCACAGGCAACGGCGGCATGGACGACAACCCGACCTGGCCGCTCTACAAGCGCGGTTTCGGGCCAACGGCGACAGAGCTGTTCATGCAGTCCAACTACGGCATCGTCACCAAGATGAGCTACTGGCTGATGCCGAAGCCCGAGATCTACCTGCCGCTGTGGCTGCAGGTGTGGGACGACGAGCAGATGCCCGCGGTGGTCGATGCCCTGCGCGAGCTCATGCTCGCCGGCACCATCGACATGCGTCCGCAGCTCTCCAACACCCTGTGCATGGCCTCGATGCTGTCCGCCCGCTCCGACTGGTACGACGGTGACGGCCCCATCCCCGAGGAGGTCATCGACCGGATCGCCAAGGAGCTGGGCCTGGGCCGCTGGATGATGCGCTTCGCCCTGTACGGTGATGAGGCCGTCGTCGATCACAACTTCGCGAAGCTCAAGACGCGCTTCGAATCGATCCCCTCCGTCACGATCCTCCCGTCCGAGAAGCACACCGCCGACAAGTGGGAGACCCTGCCGAACCCGCACGAGCGCGTGCAGATCGGCGTTCCCAGTCTCGACCTGTACAAGATGGTCGGCTGGTCAGGCGGTGACGAGGGCGGGCACGTCGACTTCTCGCCCGTCATCCCGTTGACGGCGAAGGCTGCGGCCGAGGCCCAGGAGCTGTTCACACGACTGACCGCCGAGGCGGGGATGGACTACCTCGGCGGCATGCTTCCCATCAACGCCCGCTCGACGACCTTCATCCTGGTCATTCCCTTCGACACCAAGAATCCCGAGCAGGTGCACCGCGCCTACGAGCTCGCCAAGAAGATGGTGTCCGAGGCCGGCCGCCTCGGATACGGCGAGTACCGGGCCCACTGGTCGCTGAGCGAGACCGTGGTCGAGCAGTACGGATTCAACGACCACATCCAGAACCGCTTCAACGAGAAGATCAAGGACACGCTCGACCCGAACGGCATCATCGCGCCGGGCAAGTCGGGGATCTGGGGAACGCGACTGCGCGAGGCGGGGTACCCGCTGGCGTGA
- a CDS encoding AraC family transcriptional regulator — protein MGDNALGLDRPIEHYLSAFETRRTRDFGSMVDGLQSAFPTPATSLMRERPQAPALVSTLHSARLTDLTVGVVRMGVDVQARIGPMPGYQVVVALEGGIVGHFPSRIVDVGPVTASINGAGEGAVLPHWKAETTLLMIRIRPGAIAREVANLAGHSVEGPPRFDSAFDLGSPRAQSWLRTVGLLVAELSEPGSLGRTSARHRQELERLVVASLLRASENDYTSAMRADRAPPRWASVQRVVEAFERSPEYAWTIGDIADAAGAGVRRIQQAFHEQLGISPMAHLQRLRLEGAHRDLLDDALAVSEVAARWGFHHLGRFAGSYREQFGERPSETRERSRSLLAD, from the coding sequence ATGGGCGACAACGCGCTGGGGCTCGACCGGCCGATCGAGCACTACCTGTCTGCGTTCGAAACGCGCCGTACGCGCGACTTCGGCTCGATGGTCGACGGCCTCCAGTCAGCGTTTCCCACTCCGGCGACCTCCCTGATGCGGGAGAGACCGCAAGCGCCCGCCCTGGTCTCGACCCTCCATTCGGCCCGGCTGACCGACCTCACCGTCGGCGTGGTGAGGATGGGAGTCGACGTGCAAGCGAGGATCGGCCCGATGCCCGGGTATCAGGTGGTCGTCGCGCTCGAGGGCGGGATCGTCGGCCACTTCCCGTCGCGCATCGTGGACGTGGGGCCGGTCACGGCGTCGATCAACGGCGCAGGCGAGGGCGCTGTGCTTCCCCATTGGAAGGCCGAGACCACGCTGCTTATGATCCGGATCCGGCCGGGCGCGATCGCCCGCGAGGTCGCGAATCTCGCGGGCCACTCCGTCGAAGGGCCCCCGCGGTTCGACAGCGCGTTCGACCTCGGCAGCCCGCGCGCGCAGAGCTGGCTGAGGACGGTGGGGCTGCTGGTCGCGGAGCTGAGCGAGCCCGGCAGCCTCGGGCGCACCTCTGCCCGCCATCGGCAGGAGCTCGAGCGGCTCGTCGTGGCGTCGCTGCTGCGTGCATCGGAGAACGACTACACGAGCGCGATGCGGGCGGATCGCGCCCCGCCGCGCTGGGCGAGCGTGCAGCGCGTCGTGGAGGCGTTCGAGCGATCGCCGGAGTACGCCTGGACGATCGGGGACATCGCCGACGCGGCCGGGGCCGGGGTGCGACGCATCCAGCAGGCATTCCACGAGCAGCTGGGCATCTCGCCGATGGCGCACCTGCAGCGGCTGCGGCTGGAGGGAGCGCACCGAGACCTGCTCGATGATGCGTTGGCCGTGTCGGAGGTCGCAGCCCGGTGGGGATTCCACCACCTGGGCCGGTTCGCGGGCAGCTACCGGGAGCAGTTCGGCGAGAGGCCGTCGGAGACGAGGGAGCGCTCGCGATCGCTCCTGGCGGACTGA
- a CDS encoding cytochrome P450: MAEVAAGKDPWASASSQKPLRRTLGDPVITLVGGEMHDDLRAGVDKKLQPRPISKLIEASVRPIARGHAIELAARGEADLVGEYFEPVSVEALRHVMGLDPYVDSATLVRWFKMLAQGGANVMNDPAIYEISDQAAREIEEVLLPVLDELAKKPDDSMLSHMLWANREGGEPRDRNHILSTVKILLLGGMQEPGHAASSSALGLFESDQWGLLREDQSKWIPQAVLEGLRWIAPIGTTGRQPARDIEFRGVSIPKDHLVETVLASANRDESHFERPDVFDIERNEKAHQAFGGGQHFCAGHFFGRQVERIMFEELLAATKDITLKDGADIPVTGWVFRAPRSIEVSLQAV, encoded by the coding sequence GTGGCCGAGGTCGCGGCAGGCAAGGACCCCTGGGCGTCCGCCTCGTCGCAGAAGCCGCTGCGGCGCACCCTCGGCGACCCCGTCATCACCCTGGTGGGCGGCGAGATGCACGACGACCTGCGTGCCGGGGTCGACAAGAAGCTGCAGCCGCGCCCGATCTCGAAGCTCATCGAGGCGTCCGTGCGCCCGATCGCCCGGGGGCACGCCATCGAGCTCGCAGCGCGCGGCGAGGCCGACCTCGTCGGCGAGTACTTCGAGCCGGTCAGCGTCGAGGCGCTTCGCCATGTGATGGGCCTGGACCCGTACGTGGACTCCGCGACCCTGGTGCGCTGGTTCAAGATGCTCGCGCAGGGCGGTGCCAACGTCATGAACGACCCCGCGATCTACGAGATCTCGGATCAGGCCGCGCGCGAGATCGAGGAGGTTCTCCTCCCGGTGCTCGACGAGCTCGCCAAGAAGCCCGACGACTCGATGCTGTCCCACATGCTCTGGGCCAATCGCGAAGGCGGCGAGCCCCGCGACAGGAACCACATCCTGTCGACCGTGAAGATCCTCCTGCTCGGGGGCATGCAGGAACCCGGGCACGCGGCATCCTCGAGTGCTCTGGGCCTTTTCGAATCCGATCAGTGGGGACTCCTGCGCGAGGACCAGTCCAAGTGGATCCCCCAGGCGGTTCTCGAGGGCCTGCGCTGGATCGCCCCGATCGGCACCACGGGTCGTCAGCCCGCCCGCGACATCGAGTTCCGCGGCGTGAGCATCCCGAAGGATCACCTCGTGGAGACCGTGCTCGCATCGGCCAACCGCGACGAGTCGCATTTCGAGCGCCCCGACGTCTTCGACATCGAGCGCAACGAGAAGGCGCATCAGGCGTTCGGCGGTGGCCAGCACTTCTGCGCGGGACACTTCTTCGGCCGTCAGGTCGAGCGGATCATGTTCGAGGAGCTGCTCGCCGCGACGAAGGACATCACACTCAAGGACGGTGCGGACATCCCTGTCACCGGATGGGTGTTCCGTGCCCCGCGCAGTATCGAGGTCTCGTTGCAGGCCGTCTGA
- a CDS encoding NAD(P)/FAD-dependent oxidoreductase, producing MDTPERIVVVGGGLAAYTLGDALRSLGHRGEVVVIEKEPAMYDRPPLSKAAFAGDIALDGLAFASGGKLDALGLRLLSGRTVVGIDPDAGAVTLDDGTVVEGDAVVLATGGSARRLALPGSDLPVVHVLRTFADALAIRAAAVPGARILVAGAGLIGAELTASLRSRGVEVTLIDNVEVPLVPAVGQPLAERLHAMHAAHGVDVRVATISSLEAARHGWSAELSDGTALRIDAVVVGTGIVPNVELAEAAGLDVDNGILVDRDHRTSHPRVHAIGDVARTRSTDGTLHRREEHWEAARLDALELAAVLVGQAPAPRGAGWWWSDRYDVHVEGVGRMTGDGTAVFRGEDVAFHLEGRLLVGAVSVNDPHAVRAARRLIDQRIPVEAAELADPTLPLRELLRSARPAYAGR from the coding sequence ATGGACACGCCGGAGCGGATCGTCGTCGTCGGCGGCGGATTGGCCGCATACACCTTGGGAGACGCGCTGCGCTCGCTCGGACACCGCGGTGAGGTGGTCGTCATCGAGAAGGAGCCTGCGATGTACGACAGGCCGCCGCTGTCCAAAGCCGCGTTCGCCGGCGACATCGCGCTGGACGGTCTCGCCTTCGCCAGCGGCGGGAAGCTGGACGCACTCGGATTGCGGCTGCTCAGCGGGCGGACGGTCGTGGGCATCGACCCGGATGCCGGGGCCGTGACCCTCGACGACGGCACCGTCGTCGAGGGCGATGCCGTGGTGCTCGCCACGGGCGGCAGCGCGCGGCGGCTGGCGCTCCCCGGCTCGGACCTGCCGGTGGTCCACGTCCTGCGCACGTTCGCGGACGCGCTCGCGATCCGTGCCGCCGCGGTGCCCGGCGCCCGCATCCTCGTGGCGGGGGCCGGCCTCATCGGTGCGGAGCTGACGGCGTCATTGCGCTCTCGCGGTGTCGAGGTCACCCTGATCGACAATGTGGAAGTGCCGCTCGTTCCGGCCGTCGGGCAACCGCTCGCCGAACGGCTGCACGCCATGCACGCGGCACACGGGGTCGATGTGCGCGTCGCCACGATCTCGTCGCTCGAGGCCGCACGCCATGGATGGTCGGCGGAGCTGAGCGACGGGACGGCACTGCGTATCGACGCGGTCGTCGTCGGGACGGGGATCGTCCCGAACGTCGAGCTGGCCGAAGCCGCCGGCCTCGACGTCGACAACGGAATCCTCGTCGACCGGGACCACCGCACCTCCCACCCCCGGGTGCACGCGATCGGCGACGTCGCACGCACGCGTTCTACCGACGGCACCTTGCACCGCCGCGAGGAGCACTGGGAGGCAGCACGACTCGACGCGCTCGAGCTCGCCGCCGTGCTGGTGGGGCAGGCGCCCGCGCCGCGCGGCGCAGGCTGGTGGTGGTCGGATCGCTACGACGTGCACGTCGAAGGCGTCGGACGCATGACCGGCGACGGCACCGCCGTGTTCCGCGGAGAGGACGTCGCTTTCCATCTGGAAGGCCGGCTGCTCGTGGGCGCGGTGTCCGTGAACGACCCCCACGCCGTGCGCGCCGCACGGCGGCTCATCGACCAGCGCATCCCGGTCGAGGCCGCCGAGCTGGCGGACCCCACCCTCCCGCTGCGCGAACTGCTGCGCTCCGCGCGACCCGCGTACGCGGGCCGCTGA
- a CDS encoding non-heme iron oxygenase ferredoxin subunit, with amino-acid sequence MVERIPAAKLGDIPDGEAILVPRSLTGTIDDIALFQDGGEYFALDNTCSHELASLSEGWIEDGVVECPLHTGRFCLRDGKVLSAPADTDVAAHTVEVDGDDILIVPNPERLA; translated from the coding sequence ATGGTCGAACGCATTCCCGCAGCGAAGCTCGGCGACATCCCGGACGGCGAGGCGATCCTCGTTCCGCGGTCTCTCACCGGAACCATCGACGACATCGCGCTGTTCCAAGACGGCGGCGAGTACTTCGCCCTCGACAACACGTGCAGCCACGAGCTGGCCTCGCTGTCCGAAGGGTGGATCGAGGACGGTGTCGTGGAGTGCCCGCTGCACACCGGGAGGTTCTGCCTGCGCGACGGGAAGGTGCTCTCGGCACCGGCCGATACGGATGTCGCGGCGCACACGGTCGAGGTCGATGGCGATGACATCCTCATCGTCCCGAATCCCGAGCGGCTGGCCTGA
- a CDS encoding AraC family transcriptional regulator codes for MSMMLDTRMVSVADRPEYWSAGIAEHFFPMRVKSFGAPSFDAQLGGGGVGPLLIRSITGPPHRVERTQRMVASADPECFLLYLVRRGACRVEQDDRGCELRAGDVAIQDTSRPSSFEATLGIDVQVVTFPKWFLGGHAAAIGARAATRVVGAETPLVRMVAPLFASIARAADGGGVSGGDGEIAAELLSSIMRGLYVERVADRSSPLQARMRQYALAHLRDPDLGPERIARAHHVSTRYVHKLFAASGGVSAWIRDQRLEEAARELRETDHSVSQVAFSWGYGNAASFARAFRRAHGRSPRELRIAG; via the coding sequence ATGTCGATGATGCTCGACACCCGGATGGTGTCGGTCGCGGACCGTCCGGAGTATTGGTCGGCGGGGATCGCCGAGCACTTCTTCCCCATGCGAGTGAAATCGTTCGGAGCGCCGTCGTTCGACGCGCAGCTCGGCGGCGGCGGAGTCGGCCCGCTGCTGATCCGGTCGATCACCGGGCCGCCGCATCGCGTCGAGCGCACCCAGCGGATGGTCGCGAGCGCCGATCCCGAGTGCTTCCTGCTCTATCTGGTGCGACGCGGCGCGTGCCGCGTCGAGCAGGACGACCGCGGGTGTGAGCTGCGTGCCGGGGACGTCGCCATCCAGGACACCTCCCGGCCGTCCTCGTTCGAGGCGACCCTCGGCATCGACGTGCAGGTCGTGACGTTCCCGAAGTGGTTCCTCGGCGGCCATGCCGCCGCGATCGGCGCGCGCGCGGCGACCCGCGTCGTGGGGGCGGAGACGCCGCTGGTCCGTATGGTCGCGCCGCTGTTCGCGAGCATCGCGCGAGCCGCCGACGGCGGCGGGGTGTCGGGCGGCGACGGTGAGATCGCAGCAGAGCTGCTGTCGTCGATCATGCGGGGGCTGTACGTCGAACGGGTCGCCGACCGATCGAGCCCGCTGCAGGCCCGCATGCGGCAGTACGCGCTCGCCCACCTGCGAGATCCCGACCTCGGACCGGAGCGGATCGCCCGAGCCCACCACGTCTCCACGCGGTACGTCCACAAGCTGTTCGCGGCGTCCGGCGGGGTGTCGGCGTGGATCCGCGACCAACGGCTCGAGGAGGCCGCGCGCGAACTGCGCGAGACCGATCATTCCGTGTCTCAGGTCGCCTTCTCGTGGGGCTATGGCAACGCCGCCAGTTTCGCTCGGGCGTTCCGCAGGGCGCACGGCCGATCGCCACGGGAGCTGCGCATCGCCGGCTGA
- a CDS encoding substrate-binding domain-containing protein yields the protein MVKHYRFRRLGTAAALTALGALALAGCAGAAPDGGSQAAPTPGASVAAGQCGSVPEVGANDPAGLLAGLSPEIQAGYNGYPYELQESAWADWKSEKTGGYTAAIVGTSPAAPFISVYQDTLASALTDAGVDVVLNVAPNDPSDVPGQLQQFSQAISLKPDIIFFNPVAPEPALDLVKEAHAAGIPVVSVVVPIDSPYAISITYNGVLQSMETASTVFGSIGGSGDVLEVTGVPGIPNQLFWDAGRDKALEQCPDIKVVGSVQGLFQPPLAQQAVVQYLATNPAGVDAVIQAGTMGSAIRDAFTQAGQPVPPIQDVGASQGMAAFAAANPDYPYVGTATPPIDMAKAAAQIGIKVLSGAGIKLNHIVNRPFVIDQSNLSEIVDPSWVPEDGTDLAPKGAYFSDEQVAEFFANPELGPQSAK from the coding sequence ATGGTGAAGCACTATCGTTTCCGTCGCCTGGGGACCGCCGCGGCCTTGACCGCGCTCGGTGCCCTCGCCCTCGCCGGCTGCGCCGGCGCCGCCCCTGACGGAGGGTCGCAGGCGGCCCCGACCCCCGGCGCGAGTGTCGCCGCCGGGCAATGCGGATCCGTGCCCGAGGTCGGTGCGAACGACCCCGCCGGTCTGCTCGCAGGCCTCTCGCCGGAGATCCAGGCCGGCTACAACGGCTATCCGTACGAGCTGCAGGAGTCGGCCTGGGCCGACTGGAAGTCGGAGAAGACCGGGGGCTACACCGCTGCCATCGTCGGCACATCTCCGGCTGCACCGTTCATCTCGGTGTACCAGGACACGCTCGCCAGCGCTCTCACGGACGCGGGCGTGGATGTGGTGCTCAACGTCGCGCCGAACGACCCGAGCGATGTGCCCGGCCAGCTGCAGCAGTTCAGCCAGGCGATCTCGCTCAAGCCCGACATCATCTTCTTCAACCCCGTGGCGCCGGAACCGGCTCTCGACCTCGTGAAAGAGGCGCACGCGGCCGGGATCCCCGTGGTCTCCGTGGTCGTGCCGATCGACAGCCCCTACGCCATCTCGATCACCTACAACGGAGTGCTCCAGTCGATGGAGACCGCGTCGACCGTCTTCGGGTCGATCGGCGGCTCGGGCGATGTACTCGAGGTGACCGGGGTTCCCGGCATCCCGAATCAGCTGTTCTGGGACGCCGGCCGTGACAAGGCGCTCGAGCAGTGCCCCGATATCAAGGTGGTCGGCAGCGTCCAGGGGCTCTTCCAGCCGCCGCTCGCGCAACAGGCCGTCGTACAGTACCTCGCGACCAACCCCGCGGGAGTCGACGCCGTGATCCAGGCCGGTACCATGGGCTCGGCGATCCGCGACGCCTTCACCCAGGCCGGACAGCCCGTGCCCCCGATCCAGGATGTCGGCGCCTCCCAGGGAATGGCGGCCTTCGCGGCCGCGAACCCCGACTACCCGTACGTCGGTACGGCCACCCCGCCCATCGACATGGCGAAGGCCGCTGCCCAGATCGGCATCAAGGTGCTCTCCGGTGCGGGAATCAAGCTCAACCACATCGTGAATCGACCGTTCGTCATCGACCAGTCGAACCTGTCGGAGATCGTGGATCCGTCATGGGTGCCCGAGGACGGCACCGACCTGGCGCCCAAGGGTGCGTACTTCAGCGACGAGCAGGTCGCCGAGTTCTTCGCGAATCCCGAGTTGGGTCCGCAGTCGGCGAAGTGA
- a CDS encoding sugar ABC transporter ATP-binding protein — protein MSDPDDGLRLTDVSKRFGATRALVAADLHLAPGEIHTLLGENGSGKSTLVKIIGGVHRPDGGTFTLGAQRLDLRTPRAASGNRIAVVFQEVLTAASQSVLENIWLGSDGVFARRTSRRDQRRIAAETLGRLVDGIDLDEPAGQLSLSDRQAVCIVRALVRAPRVLVLDESTAALDVLTRDRLFTEMRRLAAEGVSVLFISHRMDEVQEISDRVTVLRSGRSVSTLVRPELTIERLVADMTGTSGQFERGERSRALGNVMLRATGVRLADSGAPIDFEVRAGELVGVAGLEGHGQDAFLRRLSGLTSGVGTVTRVLSPDIDVRSGNGAKLGVAYLPRERRGESLFEPMSIRENFALPTLRQDLRGPLLSRKRMSQRFDEVVKAMSIRLGTADDPISSLSGGSQQKVMLARWLATDPKVLLLNDPTRGVDIMTKREIYATLEKLCADGMSVVMLSSEVDELVELVDRVLVFRDQAVFAEIPRKSLTTEAVVAAYFGQETGAAA, from the coding sequence ATGTCCGACCCGGACGACGGTCTGCGACTGACCGACGTGAGCAAGCGATTCGGCGCGACCCGCGCACTCGTCGCGGCCGACCTGCATCTGGCGCCCGGCGAGATCCACACACTGCTCGGGGAGAACGGCTCGGGGAAATCGACGCTGGTGAAGATCATCGGCGGCGTGCACCGCCCCGATGGGGGCACGTTCACTCTCGGCGCGCAGCGACTGGACTTGCGCACCCCCCGCGCCGCGAGCGGCAACCGCATCGCGGTGGTGTTTCAGGAGGTGCTCACCGCGGCGAGCCAGAGTGTGCTCGAGAACATCTGGCTCGGCTCCGACGGCGTCTTCGCGCGCAGGACGTCGCGCCGCGACCAGCGTCGTATCGCTGCGGAGACGCTCGGACGACTCGTCGATGGGATCGACCTGGACGAGCCCGCCGGGCAGCTCTCCCTGTCCGATCGACAGGCGGTGTGCATCGTTCGCGCGCTCGTGCGAGCTCCCCGGGTGCTGGTCCTGGACGAGTCGACCGCGGCGCTGGACGTACTCACCCGAGATCGCCTGTTCACCGAGATGCGCCGACTCGCGGCCGAGGGCGTGAGCGTCCTGTTCATCTCCCACCGGATGGACGAGGTGCAGGAGATCTCCGACCGCGTCACCGTGCTGCGCTCGGGGCGCAGCGTGTCGACCCTCGTCCGCCCCGAGCTCACGATCGAACGCCTCGTCGCCGACATGACCGGCACCTCCGGCCAGTTCGAGCGCGGCGAGCGCTCGCGGGCGCTGGGCAACGTCATGCTGCGCGCAACGGGTGTGCGCCTCGCTGATTCGGGCGCCCCCATCGATTTCGAAGTGCGGGCGGGCGAGCTGGTGGGCGTCGCCGGTCTCGAGGGCCACGGGCAGGACGCGTTCCTGCGACGGCTGTCGGGCCTGACCTCGGGCGTCGGCACGGTCACCCGGGTCCTCAGCCCCGACATCGACGTCCGCTCCGGCAACGGCGCCAAGCTCGGAGTCGCCTACCTGCCCCGTGAACGCCGCGGCGAGTCGCTGTTCGAGCCGATGTCGATCCGTGAGAACTTCGCGCTGCCCACGCTGCGGCAAGACCTTCGGGGCCCGCTGCTGAGCAGGAAGCGGATGTCGCAGCGGTTCGACGAGGTCGTCAAGGCGATGAGCATCCGGCTCGGCACCGCGGACGACCCGATCTCGAGCCTGTCCGGGGGCAGCCAGCAGAAGGTCATGCTCGCCCGGTGGCTCGCGACCGATCCGAAGGTGCTGCTGCTCAACGACCCCACGCGCGGCGTCGACATCATGACCAAGCGCGAGATCTACGCGACGCTCGAGAAGCTGTGCGCCGACGGGATGAGCGTCGTGATGCTCTCGAGCGAGGTCGACGAACTGGTCGAGCTCGTCGACCGCGTGCTCGTGTTCCGCGATCAAGCGGTCTTCGCCGAGATCCCGCGTAAGAGCCTCACGACCGAGGCCGTGGTCGCAGCCTACTTCGGCCAGGAGACGGGGGCCGCCGCGTGA
- a CDS encoding ABC transporter permease: MNAIAILRRHAWAFACGLAILLLIINIAISPSFLAPDRLPATLATLAPFVLVGFASTPAILSGGIDVSVGPLATFINCFFVAVLLPSGLGDWYTAIPLLLLVSAAIGTATGLLVTVLRLHPVVASTGVLFVLIGLSITISKSPVSAPPNWSDGLAKSYGWLPGAVITIGIVALAWFLLRRTAFVSNLLATGESDVSAYGSGVNVTVVRTLAYTLGGLFAGVGGVALSALLQSSQASLATTYALLGLAAAVLGGTALGGGKGGLLGTFFGALVLYLLQQLFTAVGVQSSLVQFSYGLVLVLSVLIGATLLSPRTRKIRA; this comes from the coding sequence GTGAACGCCATCGCCATCCTTCGCAGGCACGCGTGGGCATTCGCCTGCGGGCTCGCCATCCTCCTTCTGATCATCAACATCGCCATCAGCCCCTCGTTTCTCGCGCCGGATAGGCTGCCCGCCACCCTTGCGACACTCGCCCCCTTCGTGCTGGTGGGGTTCGCCTCGACTCCCGCGATCCTGTCGGGGGGCATCGACGTGTCCGTCGGTCCCCTCGCGACGTTCATCAACTGCTTCTTCGTCGCCGTGCTGCTGCCGAGCGGCCTCGGTGACTGGTACACGGCGATCCCGCTGTTGCTGCTCGTGTCGGCCGCCATCGGCACGGCCACCGGGCTGCTCGTGACGGTGCTGCGACTGCACCCCGTCGTCGCCTCGACCGGCGTGCTGTTCGTGCTGATCGGACTGTCGATCACGATCTCCAAGAGCCCGGTGTCCGCACCGCCGAACTGGTCCGACGGCCTCGCGAAGTCCTACGGCTGGCTGCCCGGCGCAGTCATCACGATCGGCATCGTCGCCCTCGCATGGTTCCTGCTGCGGCGCACTGCCTTCGTGAGCAATCTGCTCGCGACGGGCGAGAGCGACGTGTCGGCATACGGGTCCGGTGTGAACGTCACCGTCGTGCGCACGCTCGCCTACACCCTCGGCGGCCTGTTCGCCGGGGTCGGCGGTGTGGCCCTGTCGGCGCTTCTCCAGTCGTCGCAGGCGTCGCTCGCCACCACCTACGCCCTGCTCGGCCTCGCGGCGGCCGTGCTCGGCGGCACAGCCCTCGGCGGCGGCAAGGGCGGGCTGCTGGGCACGTTCTTCGGCGCCCTCGTGCTGTACCTGCTGCAACAGCTGTTCACCGCCGTCGGCGTGCAGTCGAGCCTTGTGCAGTTCAGCTACGGGCTCGTGCTCGTCCTCAGCGTGCTGATCGGCGCCACCCTCCTCAGCCCGCGCACGAGAAAGATCCGCGCATGA